Below is a window of Paenibacillus bovis DNA.
CTCATTCTGCGCAAAGCCGCAATATAAAATCCGTCCGAATGATAATCCTGCGGCAATATTTGCAGCCCGATACTGGATTCGGTACTTTTTTTGCCTGAGGAAACTCGCTGCTTGGCAGCGGCTTCCTTTAGAGGAGAAAGCGGTGTGTCCGCTGCTTCAAATGAAGGGTGCTGCTCCAGGAAGCTGCGAACCACGTATTCATTCTCGCTGTATTCAATTGTGCAGGTGCTGTATACCAAAATCCCGCCCGGCTTGAGCAGCGTGGATACCTGGCGGATCAGCTGCTGCTGAAGCTCGGAAATATCCTGAATATCCTGCGGCGATTTGTTCCATTTGAGATCCGGTTTACGCCGGATCACGCCAAGACCCGAGCATGGTGCATCCAGCAGGATACGGTCAAACGAAGCTGCCGGATAACGCTCGGTTAGCGTCAGTGCATCGCCGATCGCTGTCTCGATCATATTCAGATGCAGGCGCTGTGCCTGATCATCAATCAGCTTGCGCTTGTGATCGTGAATATCGTTGGCAATAATCTGCCCCTGATCCTTCATCTTCTCGGCCATATGTGCTGTTTTGCCGCCAGGAGCTGCGCAGCAGTCCAGCACTTTCATGCCCGGCTGTGGCTGAACCGCTTCGGCTACCAGCATGGAACTCTCATCCTGAATAGAAATCAGTCCCTCACGATACCAGTCCGTCAACGCCATATTGCCGCTGCCGCCTACCAGAATACCATCCGGAGCGACTGCCGAAGGCTGTGCGTAATACCCGGCTTCATTCAGTGTAGCCATCATATCGTCACGCGAAATCCGGAATGTATTCACCCGCACGCTGACAGCTGGAGGTTCATTATTGGACATACAGATCTGCTCTGTTGTCTCTTCTCCGTACTGCTTGATCCAGCGCTTCACCATCCATTGTGGATGAGAATACTG
It encodes the following:
- the rsmB gene encoding 16S rRNA (cytosine(967)-C(5))-methyltransferase RsmB — translated: MSDQKKNNSNSGQSRPAGNRHNTQRQRTGSGSPRKLSARDVALNVLTDVEVEGAYSNLKLNQALIQADLERSDTGLATELVYGTVAHLNTIDYFLDQLVAKGIQKLQPWVRNLLRMSFYQIYYLDRIPSHAAVNEAVNIAKRRGHQGVSGMVNGVLRNVLRQLDELSIPEGLPAAQRISLQYSHPQWMVKRWIKQYGEETTEQICMSNNEPPAVSVRVNTFRISRDDMMATLNEAGYYAQPSAVAPDGILVGGSGNMALTDWYREGLISIQDESSMLVAEAVQPQPGMKVLDCCAAPGGKTAHMAEKMKDQGQIIANDIHDHKRKLIDDQAQRLHLNMIETAIGDALTLTERYPAASFDRILLDAPCSGLGVIRRKPDLKWNKSPQDIQDISELQQQLIRQVSTLLKPGGILVYSTCTIEYSENEYVVRSFLEQHPSFEAADTPLSPLKEAAAKQRVSSGKKSTESSIGLQILPQDYHSDGFYIAALRRMS